Proteins encoded in a region of the Roseateles sp. SL47 genome:
- a CDS encoding carbon starvation CstA family protein, translated as MSNWSRHLAWAGVAVLGAVALATVALARGEAVSALWVVVAALCVYLIGYRYYSLFLATKVLGLDPTRQTPAWKHNDGLDYVPTHRYVLYGHHFAAIAGAGPLVGPVLAAQMGYLPGLLWILAGVIFAGAVQDFIVLFISTRRDGRSLGDLVKQEMGTVPGVIALFGAFMIMIIILAVLALIVVKALADSPWGTFTVAATIPVALFMGVYLRYIRPGRIGEVSIIGFVMLMLAIMGGQWVHESPTWAPLFTYDGKALTWMLIGYGFIAASIPVWLLLAPRDYLSTFLKIGTIIALAIGIVVVAPPLQMPAFTRFAEGNGPVWAGNLFPFLFITIACGAVSGFHALIASGTTPKMLDNEVNARFIGYGGMLAESFVAVMALVAASCIEPGVYFAMNSPAALVGKTPDAVAATLSTWGFVITPEMLVQTAKDVGENTILARAGGAPTLAVGMAHILHQVVGGKAMMAFWYHFAILFEALFILTAVDAGTRAGRFMLQDLLGTFVPALKRTDSLPANLIATGLCVAAWGYFLYQGVVDPLGGINTLWPLFGIANQMLAAVALLLGTVVLFKMKKDRYAWTTILPAGWLLVCTMTAGWLKIFSTDPKVGFLAHAQKYADSLAAGQVLAPAKSLEAMERVIFNDRLDAALCGVFMFVVLSVLVYSVKSVLAARAERRPTVHETPYEPLPPGATAGGHA; from the coding sequence ATGTCCAATTGGAGTCGCCACCTCGCCTGGGCGGGCGTGGCCGTTCTCGGGGCCGTTGCACTGGCCACCGTTGCGCTGGCGCGCGGCGAGGCGGTCAGTGCCCTGTGGGTCGTTGTGGCCGCCTTGTGCGTCTATCTCATCGGCTACCGCTACTACAGCCTGTTCCTGGCGACCAAAGTGCTGGGCCTGGACCCCACGCGCCAGACCCCCGCCTGGAAGCACAACGACGGGCTGGACTATGTGCCCACCCACCGCTATGTGCTGTATGGCCACCACTTCGCCGCGATTGCCGGCGCGGGCCCGCTGGTGGGGCCGGTGCTGGCCGCGCAGATGGGCTATCTGCCCGGGCTGCTCTGGATACTGGCCGGTGTGATCTTTGCCGGTGCCGTGCAGGACTTCATCGTGCTGTTCATCTCCACCCGTCGCGATGGTCGCTCGCTGGGCGACCTGGTGAAGCAGGAGATGGGCACGGTGCCGGGTGTGATTGCGCTGTTTGGCGCCTTCATGATCATGATCATCATCCTGGCGGTGCTGGCCCTGATCGTGGTGAAGGCTTTGGCCGATTCCCCGTGGGGCACCTTCACCGTGGCGGCCACGATTCCGGTGGCGCTGTTCATGGGGGTGTACCTGCGCTACATCCGTCCGGGCCGCATCGGTGAGGTGTCGATCATCGGCTTCGTGATGCTGATGTTGGCCATCATGGGCGGCCAATGGGTGCATGAGAGCCCCACCTGGGCGCCGCTGTTCACCTACGACGGCAAGGCCCTCACCTGGATGCTGATCGGTTATGGGTTCATTGCCGCGTCCATCCCGGTCTGGCTGCTGCTGGCGCCGCGTGACTATCTCTCCACCTTCCTGAAGATCGGCACCATCATTGCGCTGGCCATCGGCATTGTGGTGGTGGCGCCGCCGCTGCAGATGCCGGCCTTCACCCGCTTTGCGGAAGGCAATGGCCCGGTGTGGGCGGGCAATCTGTTTCCCTTCCTGTTCATCACCATCGCCTGCGGCGCCGTGTCCGGCTTCCATGCGCTGATCGCTTCCGGCACCACGCCGAAGATGCTGGACAACGAGGTCAATGCCCGCTTCATTGGCTATGGCGGCATGCTGGCCGAATCCTTCGTGGCGGTGATGGCGCTGGTGGCGGCCTCCTGCATTGAGCCTGGGGTGTACTTCGCCATGAACAGCCCGGCGGCGCTGGTGGGCAAGACCCCTGACGCGGTGGCGGCCACCTTGTCCACCTGGGGCTTTGTCATTACGCCGGAGATGCTGGTGCAGACCGCCAAGGACGTGGGTGAAAACACCATCCTGGCCCGTGCCGGTGGCGCCCCGACGCTGGCCGTGGGCATGGCGCACATCCTGCATCAGGTGGTGGGCGGCAAGGCGATGATGGCCTTCTGGTACCACTTCGCGATTCTGTTTGAGGCGTTGTTCATCCTGACGGCGGTGGATGCGGGCACCCGTGCGGGCCGCTTCATGCTGCAGGACCTGCTGGGCACGTTTGTGCCAGCGCTGAAGCGCACGGACTCGCTGCCGGCCAACCTCATTGCCACGGGCTTGTGTGTGGCGGCCTGGGGCTACTTCCTGTATCAAGGGGTGGTGGATCCGCTGGGCGGCATCAACACGCTGTGGCCGCTGTTCGGCATTGCCAACCAGATGCTGGCGGCGGTGGCGCTGCTGCTGGGCACGGTGGTGCTGTTCAAGATGAAGAAGGACCGCTATGCGTGGACCACCATCCTGCCCGCAGGCTGGCTGCTGGTGTGCACGATGACGGCCGGCTGGCTGAAGATTTTCAGCACGGATCCCAAGGTGGGCTTCCTGGCCCATGCGCAGAAGTATGCGGACTCGCTCGCGGCCGGCCAGGTGCTGGCCCCGGCGAAGAGCCTGGAGGCGATGGAGCGGGTGATCTTCAATGACCGGCTGGATGCGGCGCTGTGCGGCGTGTTCATGTTCGTGGTGCTGAGCGTGCTGGTCTACAGCGTGAAGTCCGTCCTGGCCGCGCGCGCCGAACGTCGCCCGACGGTGCATGAAACGCCGTATGAGCCGCTGCCGCCGGGTGCGACGGCCGGTGGCCACGCCTGA
- a CDS encoding YbdD/YjiX family protein encodes MLKQAAAQLLQAGRYMARGVHQQMVGADYGAYLAHMARTHPDQAPLNYEDFFRQRQEARFNSGTGRCC; translated from the coding sequence ATGCTGAAGCAGGCCGCTGCTCAACTGCTGCAGGCCGGGCGCTACATGGCGCGCGGTGTGCATCAGCAGATGGTGGGCGCCGACTATGGCGCCTACCTGGCCCACATGGCGCGCACCCATCCGGACCAGGCACCGTTGAACTATGAAGACTTCTTCCGGCAGCGGCAGGAGGCGAGGTTCAATAGTGGGACGGGGCGGTGCTGCTGA
- a CDS encoding ABC transporter ATP-binding protein — MEQPQALAAERTRIEIVDCAKTFPGGAQALHPTTLIVEPGEVLALLGPSGCGKTTLLRVIAGLVHPDRGGRIVFNDDDVTLRPIEQRAVGMVFQHYALFPQMTVEANIGYGLRVRGISPDRIRQRVGEVIDLVRLGGLELRRPAQLSGGQRQRVALARALAVRPRVLLLDEPLTALDAKLKETLRDELAQLLRDLHITAVHVTHDQSEALAIADRLAVMQAGRIMQVGRGEDLYRQPGHPFVAEFLGRVNRLRTDRQGALPLGGIELRCPAVLAGRETVLVRPEDVNVHVMATEQAHRAAWGAARVLQRTFLGDRVHLRLSVTGQDEAIVSDQPRDCSAAAGDTVYISIDPARLMAAALKDSA, encoded by the coding sequence ATGGAACAACCCCAGGCACTCGCCGCTGAACGCACGCGCATCGAGATCGTCGACTGTGCCAAGACCTTCCCCGGTGGAGCACAGGCGCTGCACCCCACCACGTTGATCGTGGAACCTGGCGAGGTGCTTGCGTTGCTGGGCCCGTCGGGCTGCGGCAAGACCACGCTGCTGCGTGTGATCGCCGGGCTGGTCCATCCCGACCGTGGCGGACGCATCGTCTTCAACGATGACGACGTCACCTTGCGGCCGATCGAGCAGCGTGCGGTGGGCATGGTGTTCCAGCACTATGCCCTCTTTCCACAGATGACGGTGGAAGCCAACATCGGCTACGGACTGCGTGTGCGTGGCATTTCGCCGGACAGGATCCGACAGCGCGTGGGTGAGGTCATCGACCTGGTTCGCCTGGGTGGGCTGGAGCTGCGTCGTCCAGCACAGCTGTCTGGGGGACAGCGGCAACGCGTGGCTCTGGCGCGGGCGCTGGCGGTGCGACCTCGCGTGCTGTTGCTGGACGAGCCGCTGACCGCGCTGGACGCCAAACTGAAAGAGACCTTGCGCGATGAGCTCGCGCAACTGCTTCGTGATTTGCACATCACGGCCGTGCATGTCACGCATGATCAAAGCGAGGCACTGGCCATTGCGGACCGGCTTGCCGTGATGCAGGCAGGACGCATCATGCAGGTCGGCAGAGGCGAAGACCTCTACCGACAGCCGGGCCACCCCTTTGTTGCCGAGTTCCTGGGCCGCGTGAACCGGTTGCGCACCGACCGCCAGGGTGCCCTGCCACTGGGGGGCATCGAACTGCGCTGTCCTGCGGTCCTGGCCGGCCGTGAAACCGTCCTGGTTCGACCGGAAGACGTGAACGTTCACGTGATGGCGACAGAGCAGGCGCACCGTGCGGCCTGGGGTGCGGCGCGGGTACTGCAACGCACGTTCCTGGGGGACCGTGTTCACCTGCGACTGTCAGTGACCGGGCAGGACGAAGCCATCGTCTCCGACCAGCCGCGCGACTGCTCCGCAGCCGCCGGTGATACGGTCTACATCAGCATCGACCCCGCTCGCCTGATGGCGGCCGCCCTGAAAGACAGCGCATGA
- a CDS encoding phosphodiesterase, with product MKTLLAQLTDLHIREPGRLAYGRLDTAPYLRAAVQAINALPQGPDAVVLTGDLTDFGRDVEYEHLAGLLAPLSMPLFLLPGNHDERAQLRRSFKTHAYLGDGEFVQYSVSLGEHGLRLVALDTVETGAPHGRLCTKRLQWLADVLDQHRGESVVIAMHHPPFETLIGHMDRIGLLEGADGLAEILAGHPTVERVVCGHLHRTIYSRIGGTVVSTAPSPAHQVCLDLAPEAESAWILEPPGFHLHAWNGPGRMVTHVAAVGRFDGPHRFHDGGKLID from the coding sequence ATGAAGACCTTGCTTGCACAGCTGACCGACCTGCACATCCGCGAGCCGGGGCGGCTGGCCTATGGGCGCCTGGATACCGCCCCCTACCTGCGCGCGGCCGTTCAGGCCATCAATGCCCTGCCCCAAGGCCCGGACGCGGTGGTACTGACCGGTGACCTCACAGACTTCGGCCGTGATGTCGAGTACGAGCACCTGGCGGGCCTGCTTGCACCCTTGTCGATGCCGCTGTTCCTGTTGCCAGGCAATCACGATGAACGTGCGCAGCTCAGGCGCAGCTTCAAGACGCATGCGTATCTGGGCGATGGTGAGTTCGTGCAGTACAGCGTGAGCCTGGGTGAGCATGGCCTGAGGCTAGTGGCACTGGACACCGTGGAAACCGGCGCCCCGCACGGCCGTCTTTGCACAAAGCGCCTGCAGTGGCTGGCCGATGTACTGGACCAGCACCGCGGCGAATCCGTGGTGATCGCCATGCACCACCCGCCGTTTGAAACGCTGATCGGCCACATGGACCGCATTGGGCTGCTGGAAGGCGCCGACGGGCTGGCCGAGATCCTGGCAGGTCATCCGACGGTCGAGCGGGTGGTCTGCGGGCACCTGCACCGCACGATATACAGCCGGATCGGTGGCACCGTGGTGTCCACGGCGCCGAGCCCCGCCCACCAGGTTTGCCTGGATCTGGCGCCCGAAGCCGAATCGGCGTGGATCTTGGAACCGCCCGGCTTCCACCTGCATGCCTGGAACGGTCCGGGCCGTATGGTGACGCATGTGGCTGCTGTGGGCCGTTTCGACGGTCCTCATCGCTTTCACGACGGTGGCAAGCTGATTGATTGA